The genomic segment AATTCAAGTTTTGAACGATAGAAACAGACATCAAACTCCATAAAGAAGTTAGTTTGTCCAAGTATTACCCGTCTACATCCGAATTTTTCAAAGCATCCATTAATAATTCAGATGCTCCAAAAGTATTATATGGCGTTGATAGAGAATAAGTTTTATTCCGTTCAAGCGGAAAAATATTTTCATCTGTATCAAGTTCTTCAGCCAATATTCTAATTAGTTTCAACTTTTCAGTTGCTCGTAACCGTCTTAAAAACGGAAGAATCTCTGTTAATGTCACGTTTTTTTCATTTAATTTTGATACCATTTCCATTGATAATTTTTTCCCTTACCTTAGTTTATAGTCATACTTAAAAACCTCTAAATTCCATGCCAGAAGGAACAATCGGTTTGTTTTTATTATCTATCCACCAATATCCTTCGATTTCAGCCTTACGGATAAGAGGAACCGGATGAATATTGATTGTATCCCCAAATAAAATTTTAGTTTCAGGATTAATATCAACTGGATTAATTAAAGAATATTCGGATTTCATAAATTTTTGTTCAGTGACCTCTATTTTTTTATATTTAATTTTAGCTTTTGACATAAATTTACCAAGTCTAATATAGCGCGGAAGCTTCAATTCCTCATTTGAAATAATATGACTTAAAAAACGATTTAGCGGAGAAAGAAATTTTATTATTCCAGTTTGAGGGCGGTTATTAGCTCTTATCTGTTTTCCTGTAGAACCTTCAAATAAACTTGTTCCTTCACGCATTAGATATTGCCGTCCTGCAACTTCCGCAACTGCATTATTGGTCATTCCTGAATTAAAGCTTTCAGCCTGACAATTAAATCGCTCAATTTTATATTTAGGTTTATTGCAAGACCAGGCAGGATAAATATATGTTCCTTTTTTATTTAAAGATGGTAAATCTTCAGCATATCCTACATCATATCTATCGTATGGACTTTTTACCAACCCAAGAGCGTAAGCTAATGCATAATTGCCAATTACAGGCTCTGTAAAATAAATAGCATCCAGTTCGTGGCTGGCAAAAAAAGTAGCTTCATGCAGTTCTATTTCCAACTGATAAAGGTTTGGGCTCATTTTTTAGGTCCTTCATTTCTTGGATAAGAATTTGTAAGTTTTTTAAGTATTTCTTCTACTTTTTTCGGGTCAGAATAAATTTGTTTTACAGTATTAAGGATGTCTTCCAATTCTTTTTTATTATCGTCTGGTACATAACAATGTCCGTATATTTTGGGAATTAACGAATAAATCGATTTTTTTGCAGAAATAATAACTTTATCTAAAGGTTGAGGATGTTCTATATTGGACATTTTTAAATCGGATTCAGTTTCGTTTATCCATTCCAAAGTACTGAATAATTCTGTGTCAGAACCAATTATAGAAACTATTGTATTTGTTACACTGCCTATTCTGCTTGTAATAGCGCCATAACGTTTTGATCTTAAAATATTGCCGATAACATAAATAAATTCTTCTTCAGTTACATCTTTTAAAACTTCAATATCAAGAAAATGGGCTCCAGGAATGATATATTCATCCTCGTTTATAGACGACGAAGGTTTCTTTGTAACAGGATCACGCATCGTTCCTGTTTCATATAAAGCATTAAATGTTTTTTTATCAGAAATTATATCAAATGGTAGAAGGCTAAAAGCGTCATCGCTTATAACTCTGCTTCTTTGAGCTCCTCCGGCGCCTACGGCATAACCGTAAAGCATACAGTCAATACATTTTTCGCAAGGATTATTTCTGTTCATTGAACATACAGTATCATCTTTAATTTCACCTTTATTGGCAAATAAAAGGTTATATTTTCTAAGCAATTGTCTTCCTTCACGCCTTTCAACCGCTATTTGTTTACGTTTGCTAATTATCGATCTGCATACAGATTTACCGTCATTATCTGCAATAATTTCTCTGCTGCAGCCTTCTCCGCTGCCTTCTGTTCTAAAAATAGCTTCAGACTGTGTAGTTCTGATAAGAAAAATAGAGATATAACGGCTTTCTGGAAGATTTCTGTACTCATTTGAAATAAATGGTTTTAATTTTTCACAATTAATCATTAGTAATTTCCTCCTTTTGATTATTTTTCGTTTCA from the Desulfobacterales bacterium genome contains:
- the cas5d gene encoding type I-D CRISPR-associated protein Cas5/Csc1; protein product: MSPNLYQLEIELHEATFFASHELDAIYFTEPVIGNYALAYALGLVKSPYDRYDVGYAEDLPSLNKKGTYIYPAWSCNKPKYKIERFNCQAESFNSGMTNNAVAEVAGRQYLMREGTSLFEGSTGKQIRANNRPQTGIIKFLSPLNRFLSHIISNEELKLPRYIRLGKFMSKAKIKYKKIEVTEQKFMKSEYSLINPVDINPETKILFGDTINIHPVPLIRKAEIEGYWWIDNKNKPIVPSGMEFRGF
- the cas7d gene encoding type I-D CRISPR-associated protein Cas7/Csc2; protein product: MINCEKLKPFISNEYRNLPESRYISIFLIRTTQSEAIFRTEGSGEGCSREIIADNDGKSVCRSIISKRKQIAVERREGRQLLRKYNLLFANKGEIKDDTVCSMNRNNPCEKCIDCMLYGYAVGAGGAQRSRVISDDAFSLLPFDIISDKKTFNALYETGTMRDPVTKKPSSSINEDEYIIPGAHFLDIEVLKDVTEEEFIYVIGNILRSKRYGAITSRIGSVTNTIVSIIGSDTELFSTLEWINETESDLKMSNIEHPQPLDKVIISAKKSIYSLIPKIYGHCYVPDDNKKELEDILNTVKQIYSDPKKVEEILKKLTNSYPRNEGPKK